A window from Zingiber officinale cultivar Zhangliang chromosome 7A, Zo_v1.1, whole genome shotgun sequence encodes these proteins:
- the LOC122002384 gene encoding protein NRT1/ PTR FAMILY 8.3-like isoform X1: MLDGPREKESGIRSVRDRPMGSLQDEQSASLEEALLRENENKGPYTGDGSVDIYGNPILKDSTGNWRACPFILGNECCERLAFYGISTNLVTYLKNKLHQGNTSAARTVTIWQGTCYITPLIGAILADAYWGRYWTIAVFSTVYIIGMATLTLSASVPAFKLPACIGSFCPEASAFQYAIFFSGLYLISLGTGGIKPCVSSFGADQFDDTDPRERVKKGSFFNWYFFSINIGALISSSLLVWVQDNYGWGLGFAIPTLFMGLAILSFFFGTPLYRFQKPGGSPIVRMCQVIVSSFRKWKVLMPHDCSLLYEVPEKSSAIKGSRKIEHTDELRFLDKAATVTEADTNTGSFSNPWRLCTVTQVEELKILVRMFPIWATIIVFAAVYAQTSTMFVEQGMTMDTKIGSFTIPPASLSTFDVTSVIIWVPVYDSILVPVARRFTGKERGFSELQRMGIGLFISILAMAAAAVVEIWRLDIAKSETVLLSILWQMPQYVLVGAAEVFTFIGSLEFFYDQSPDAMRSLCSALWLLTIALGNYLSSFIVTVVASITTRGGQIGWIPDNLNEGHLDYYFWLLAGLSFLNLLVYVACATRYKSKKVT, encoded by the exons ATGTTGGATGGGCCGCGAGAAAAGGAATCAGGAATCCGTTCTGTGCGCGATCGACCGATGGGATCCTTGCAAGACGAGCAGAGCGCATCTTTGGAAGAAGCGCTCTTGCGTGAG AATGAAAATAAAGGGCCGTACACAGGAGATGGATCTGTGGACATTTATGGAAACCCTATTTTAAAGGATTCCACAGGAAACTGGAGAGCATGCCCCTTCATTCTTG GGAATGAGTGCTGTGAGCGTTTAGCGTTTTATGGAATATCTACAAATCTTGTAACTTACTTGAAGAACAAGCTGCATCAGGGAAATACTTCAGCTGCAAGAACTGTCACGATATGGCAAGGTACCTGCTATATTACGCCACTGATTGGAGCAATTTTAGCCGATGCATATTGGGGGAGATATTGGACAATTGCAGTATTTTCAACAGTATACATCATT GGAATGGCTACATTGACCCTTTCAGCTTCAGTTCCTGCATTTAAGCTTCCAGCCTGTATAGGATCATTTTGCCCAGAAGCAAGTGCATTTCAATATGCTATCTTTTTCAGTGGACTCTATCTGATTTCACTAGGGACTGGTGGGATTAAACCTTGTGTTTCTTCATTTGGAGCTGACCAGTTTGATGATACTGATCCAAGAGAGCGAGTGAAGAAGGGATCTTTTTTTAATTGGTATTTCTTCTCTATTAATATTGGTGCTTTAATATCTAGCAGCCTTTTAGTTTGGGTACAAGACAATTATGGATGGGGCTTGGGCTTTGCAATCCCTACATTATTTATGGGATTAGCAATACTGAGTTTTTTCTTTGGCACCCCACTATATAGATTTCAAAAACCTGGAGGAAGCCCTATTGTAAGGATGTGCCAGGTTATTGTTTCCTCATTTCGCAAATGGAAAGTGCTTATGCCTCATGACTGTTCTCTCCTATATGAAGTGCCTGAGAAGTCTTCTGCAATCAAAGGAAGTCGAAAAATAGAACACACAGATGAACTCAG ATTTCTCGACAAAGCTGCTACTGTTACAGAAGCTGATACGAACACTGGAAGCTTTTCAAACCCATGGAGACTGTGTACTGTCACTCAAGTGGAAGAATTGAAGATTCTGGTCCGGATGTTCCCCATCTGGGCAACTATCATAGTTTTCGCTGCTGTCTATGCACAGACATCTACAATGTTTGTTGAGCAAGGAATGACTATGGACACAAAAATAGGCTCCTTCACCATTCCACCTGCATCTCTTTCAACATTTGACGTTACCAGTGTGATCATATGGGTGCCAGTCTATGACAGCATTCTTGTTCCAGTGGCGAGGAGATTCACGGGCAAAGAGAGAGGCTTTTCAGAATTGCAAAGGATGGGCATCGGCCTGTTCATATCCATACTAGCTATGGCAGCAGCTGCAGTAGTTGAGATCTGGCGACTGGACATCGCCAAGTCTGAGACTGTTCTCTTGAGCATTTTATGGCAGATGCCACAGTATGTTTTAGTTGGAGCAGCCGAAGTATTCACATTCATTGGGTCACTTGAATTTTTCTACGATCAATCTCCCGATGCAATGAGGAGTCTATGCAGTGCACTATGGCTTCTCACGATTGCACTCGGAAACTACTTGAGTTCCTTCATTGTGACTGTAGTAGCATCGATAACAACTCGAGGAGGGCAGATTGGATGGATTCCTGACAACTTGAACGAGGGGCACCTAGATTATTACTTCTGGCTTCTTGCCGGGCTGAGTTTTTTGAACCTTCTGGTGTATGTCGCCTGTGCAACCAGGTACAAAAGCAAGAAGGTTACTTGA
- the LOC122002384 gene encoding protein NRT1/ PTR FAMILY 8.3-like isoform X3: MPLHSWHGNTSAARTVTIWQGTCYITPLIGAILADAYWGRYWTIAVFSTVYIIGMATLTLSASVPAFKLPACIGSFCPEASAFQYAIFFSGLYLISLGTGGIKPCVSSFGADQFDDTDPRERVKKGSFFNWYFFSINIGALISSSLLVWVQDNYGWGLGFAIPTLFMGLAILSFFFGTPLYRFQKPGGSPIVRMCQVIVSSFRKWKVLMPHDCSLLYEVPEKSSAIKGSRKIEHTDELRFLDKAATVTEADTNTGSFSNPWRLCTVTQVEELKILVRMFPIWATIIVFAAVYAQTSTMFVEQGMTMDTKIGSFTIPPASLSTFDVTSVIIWVPVYDSILVPVARRFTGKERGFSELQRMGIGLFISILAMAAAAVVEIWRLDIAKSETVLLSILWQMPQYVLVGAAEVFTFIGSLEFFYDQSPDAMRSLCSALWLLTIALGNYLSSFIVTVVASITTRGGQIGWIPDNLNEGHLDYYFWLLAGLSFLNLLVYVACATRYKSKKVT; this comes from the exons ATGCCCCTTCATTCTTGGCAT GGAAATACTTCAGCTGCAAGAACTGTCACGATATGGCAAGGTACCTGCTATATTACGCCACTGATTGGAGCAATTTTAGCCGATGCATATTGGGGGAGATATTGGACAATTGCAGTATTTTCAACAGTATACATCATT GGAATGGCTACATTGACCCTTTCAGCTTCAGTTCCTGCATTTAAGCTTCCAGCCTGTATAGGATCATTTTGCCCAGAAGCAAGTGCATTTCAATATGCTATCTTTTTCAGTGGACTCTATCTGATTTCACTAGGGACTGGTGGGATTAAACCTTGTGTTTCTTCATTTGGAGCTGACCAGTTTGATGATACTGATCCAAGAGAGCGAGTGAAGAAGGGATCTTTTTTTAATTGGTATTTCTTCTCTATTAATATTGGTGCTTTAATATCTAGCAGCCTTTTAGTTTGGGTACAAGACAATTATGGATGGGGCTTGGGCTTTGCAATCCCTACATTATTTATGGGATTAGCAATACTGAGTTTTTTCTTTGGCACCCCACTATATAGATTTCAAAAACCTGGAGGAAGCCCTATTGTAAGGATGTGCCAGGTTATTGTTTCCTCATTTCGCAAATGGAAAGTGCTTATGCCTCATGACTGTTCTCTCCTATATGAAGTGCCTGAGAAGTCTTCTGCAATCAAAGGAAGTCGAAAAATAGAACACACAGATGAACTCAG ATTTCTCGACAAAGCTGCTACTGTTACAGAAGCTGATACGAACACTGGAAGCTTTTCAAACCCATGGAGACTGTGTACTGTCACTCAAGTGGAAGAATTGAAGATTCTGGTCCGGATGTTCCCCATCTGGGCAACTATCATAGTTTTCGCTGCTGTCTATGCACAGACATCTACAATGTTTGTTGAGCAAGGAATGACTATGGACACAAAAATAGGCTCCTTCACCATTCCACCTGCATCTCTTTCAACATTTGACGTTACCAGTGTGATCATATGGGTGCCAGTCTATGACAGCATTCTTGTTCCAGTGGCGAGGAGATTCACGGGCAAAGAGAGAGGCTTTTCAGAATTGCAAAGGATGGGCATCGGCCTGTTCATATCCATACTAGCTATGGCAGCAGCTGCAGTAGTTGAGATCTGGCGACTGGACATCGCCAAGTCTGAGACTGTTCTCTTGAGCATTTTATGGCAGATGCCACAGTATGTTTTAGTTGGAGCAGCCGAAGTATTCACATTCATTGGGTCACTTGAATTTTTCTACGATCAATCTCCCGATGCAATGAGGAGTCTATGCAGTGCACTATGGCTTCTCACGATTGCACTCGGAAACTACTTGAGTTCCTTCATTGTGACTGTAGTAGCATCGATAACAACTCGAGGAGGGCAGATTGGATGGATTCCTGACAACTTGAACGAGGGGCACCTAGATTATTACTTCTGGCTTCTTGCCGGGCTGAGTTTTTTGAACCTTCTGGTGTATGTCGCCTGTGCAACCAGGTACAAAAGCAAGAAGGTTACTTGA
- the LOC122002384 gene encoding protein NRT1/ PTR FAMILY 8.3-like isoform X2: protein MGREKRNQESVLCAIDRWDPCKTSRAHLWKKRSCVRRWICGHLWKPYFKGFHRKLESMPLHSWHGNTSAARTVTIWQGTCYITPLIGAILADAYWGRYWTIAVFSTVYIIGMATLTLSASVPAFKLPACIGSFCPEASAFQYAIFFSGLYLISLGTGGIKPCVSSFGADQFDDTDPRERVKKGSFFNWYFFSINIGALISSSLLVWVQDNYGWGLGFAIPTLFMGLAILSFFFGTPLYRFQKPGGSPIVRMCQVIVSSFRKWKVLMPHDCSLLYEVPEKSSAIKGSRKIEHTDELRFLDKAATVTEADTNTGSFSNPWRLCTVTQVEELKILVRMFPIWATIIVFAAVYAQTSTMFVEQGMTMDTKIGSFTIPPASLSTFDVTSVIIWVPVYDSILVPVARRFTGKERGFSELQRMGIGLFISILAMAAAAVVEIWRLDIAKSETVLLSILWQMPQYVLVGAAEVFTFIGSLEFFYDQSPDAMRSLCSALWLLTIALGNYLSSFIVTVVASITTRGGQIGWIPDNLNEGHLDYYFWLLAGLSFLNLLVYVACATRYKSKKVT, encoded by the exons ATGGGCCGCGAGAAAAGGAATCAGGAATCCGTTCTGTGCGCGATCGACCGATGGGATCCTTGCAAGACGAGCAGAGCGCATCTTTGGAAGAAGCGCTCTTGCGTGAG GAGATGGATCTGTGGACATTTATGGAAACCCTATTTTAAAGGATTCCACAGGAAACTGGAGAGCATGCCCCTTCATTCTTGGCAT GGAAATACTTCAGCTGCAAGAACTGTCACGATATGGCAAGGTACCTGCTATATTACGCCACTGATTGGAGCAATTTTAGCCGATGCATATTGGGGGAGATATTGGACAATTGCAGTATTTTCAACAGTATACATCATT GGAATGGCTACATTGACCCTTTCAGCTTCAGTTCCTGCATTTAAGCTTCCAGCCTGTATAGGATCATTTTGCCCAGAAGCAAGTGCATTTCAATATGCTATCTTTTTCAGTGGACTCTATCTGATTTCACTAGGGACTGGTGGGATTAAACCTTGTGTTTCTTCATTTGGAGCTGACCAGTTTGATGATACTGATCCAAGAGAGCGAGTGAAGAAGGGATCTTTTTTTAATTGGTATTTCTTCTCTATTAATATTGGTGCTTTAATATCTAGCAGCCTTTTAGTTTGGGTACAAGACAATTATGGATGGGGCTTGGGCTTTGCAATCCCTACATTATTTATGGGATTAGCAATACTGAGTTTTTTCTTTGGCACCCCACTATATAGATTTCAAAAACCTGGAGGAAGCCCTATTGTAAGGATGTGCCAGGTTATTGTTTCCTCATTTCGCAAATGGAAAGTGCTTATGCCTCATGACTGTTCTCTCCTATATGAAGTGCCTGAGAAGTCTTCTGCAATCAAAGGAAGTCGAAAAATAGAACACACAGATGAACTCAG ATTTCTCGACAAAGCTGCTACTGTTACAGAAGCTGATACGAACACTGGAAGCTTTTCAAACCCATGGAGACTGTGTACTGTCACTCAAGTGGAAGAATTGAAGATTCTGGTCCGGATGTTCCCCATCTGGGCAACTATCATAGTTTTCGCTGCTGTCTATGCACAGACATCTACAATGTTTGTTGAGCAAGGAATGACTATGGACACAAAAATAGGCTCCTTCACCATTCCACCTGCATCTCTTTCAACATTTGACGTTACCAGTGTGATCATATGGGTGCCAGTCTATGACAGCATTCTTGTTCCAGTGGCGAGGAGATTCACGGGCAAAGAGAGAGGCTTTTCAGAATTGCAAAGGATGGGCATCGGCCTGTTCATATCCATACTAGCTATGGCAGCAGCTGCAGTAGTTGAGATCTGGCGACTGGACATCGCCAAGTCTGAGACTGTTCTCTTGAGCATTTTATGGCAGATGCCACAGTATGTTTTAGTTGGAGCAGCCGAAGTATTCACATTCATTGGGTCACTTGAATTTTTCTACGATCAATCTCCCGATGCAATGAGGAGTCTATGCAGTGCACTATGGCTTCTCACGATTGCACTCGGAAACTACTTGAGTTCCTTCATTGTGACTGTAGTAGCATCGATAACAACTCGAGGAGGGCAGATTGGATGGATTCCTGACAACTTGAACGAGGGGCACCTAGATTATTACTTCTGGCTTCTTGCCGGGCTGAGTTTTTTGAACCTTCTGGTGTATGTCGCCTGTGCAACCAGGTACAAAAGCAAGAAGGTTACTTGA